In the genome of Halapricum salinum, one region contains:
- the uppS gene encoding polyprenyl diphosphate synthase, with protein sequence MLSPLRSLATDAYERLLRWELSGTPNHVAVIQDGNRRYARSQGADATDGHRAGAQTTEDVLNWCDELGIEELTLYTFSTENFDRPPEQLEELFDLIEQKLREFADTDRVHDSGVCIRAIGEIDRLPERVQDAVAYAEGRTREYDQFTLNIALAYGGRAELLSAARDIATRVDADELDADAVDVDTVEQCLYEGATRDVDLIIRTGGDERTSNFLPWHANGNEAAVYFCAPYWPEFRKIDFLRAIRTYESREESWRETKTRRALALVRALENDRADVGAVRERLAERLPSDESGTLREETEFDQPAD encoded by the coding sequence ATGTTGTCCCCGCTACGGTCGCTGGCGACCGACGCCTACGAGCGATTGCTCCGCTGGGAGCTGTCGGGGACGCCGAACCACGTCGCGGTCATTCAGGACGGCAACCGCCGCTACGCCCGTAGCCAGGGAGCCGACGCGACCGACGGCCACCGCGCGGGTGCCCAGACGACAGAGGACGTGCTGAACTGGTGTGACGAACTCGGTATCGAGGAACTCACGCTGTACACGTTCTCGACGGAGAACTTCGACCGACCACCCGAGCAACTCGAAGAATTGTTCGACCTCATCGAGCAGAAACTCAGAGAGTTCGCCGACACCGACCGCGTCCACGACTCCGGCGTCTGCATCCGGGCGATCGGCGAGATTGATCGCCTGCCCGAGCGTGTCCAGGACGCCGTCGCGTACGCCGAAGGCCGAACTCGTGAGTACGACCAGTTCACGCTCAACATCGCGCTGGCCTACGGCGGTCGGGCCGAACTGCTGAGTGCCGCCCGCGACATCGCCACTCGGGTCGACGCCGACGAACTCGACGCCGACGCCGTCGACGTCGACACCGTCGAGCAGTGTCTCTACGAAGGGGCGACCCGGGACGTCGACCTGATCATCCGCACGGGCGGCGACGAGCGAACGTCGAACTTCCTGCCGTGGCACGCCAACGGTAACGAGGCGGCCGTCTACTTCTGTGCGCCCTACTGGCCGGAATTCCGGAAGATCGACTTCCTGCGAGCGATTCGGACCTACGAGTCCCGAGAAGAATCCTGGCGCGAGACGAAGACCCGCCGTGCGCTCGCGCTGGTGCGAGCGCTCGAAAACGACCGCGCCGACGTCGGCGCAGTGCGCGAACGCCTCGCCGAACGACTTCCAAGCGACGAGTCCGGCACGCTCCGTGAGGAGACGGAGTTCGACCAGCCCGCCGACTAG